From one Bifidobacterium sp. WK012_4_13 genomic stretch:
- a CDS encoding beta-phosphoglucomutase family hydrolase, which produces MQKLQAVLFDLDGVLVPTTILHMEAWKELFDSFLPDDVTAYTDEDYYRYVDGKPRNAGVRAVLESRGISLDGGGESDAMDSLTINGLGTRKNGIFERLLSVHGIEPYEDTVDVLRHYIAQGARLAVVSSSKNARSVLAQAGIIRYFDEIVDGSVREEKGLRGKPAPDTFLYAAQLLGADINETAVFEDAVSGVKAARAGNFGLVVGVDRGAGRRALMSSGADVTVSNLIEIFDGAARDGMDSSETETDPLSQDRYPLNDWSFTEKSRPNDDSATLFSVSNGTIGVRAVGAGARSLGNGTFLSGFHDTSWIQYPENAYGLARVDQSVQGVPDASDFHLCLNARPIEQYLVDSRQTIDFRTGISTCVQRYSPGYGQKLEVEIKRAACLFEPNLAVISMKVRDEGLSGSTLEIDGHLNVQALHADMDSDDPRKARGSEQVLERISRKEAKARRTNATGMKSARSSLADSDIVDVYRTQHSRLMVAVGLRQFVNGTRTNSTRWKFYLDGTAEIEVLRYAAYHNCRIEPIGVTDGLEAHTRTSQDEDRLVTACRKTLDRYGSADDSRVLRKQRAWLTRFWKRSDIQIVTKRGDHSRMRQALRWELFQLAQASASIPNGISAKGLSGTGYSGHYFWDTEIYILPFILFSDPAKARRILDYRFSMLPAARRRAAALNLDGALFPWRTIDGEESSSYYPAGTAQYHINADIAFAVERYVSLTEDEDFLAEEGADILVETSRMWASIGFIGEDGKYHIHRVTGPDEYSALVDDNFYTNAMARFNLRTACRRLLSLAEKNPDAFAEIRNRLHLEYSELQTWQLYADRMYLPFDSNLGIHPQATDFLRKEHWDTTHFRARPLLMHYHPLEIYKKQIIKQPDVVMALYLLKDSFPMQQKIADFRYYDAITAGDSTLSATVQSAVAADIGDMDAAVRYLRQSLFVDLANTHANTADGIHLACAGGIWNSLIEGFAGLSVRGNLLEFRPHLPDDWESMTFRLTVHACLLQITIDHDSIHVKTVKGDQDFRVADLRRNQMEEAHEQGSESVRQEVFAHR; this is translated from the coding sequence ATGCAGAAGTTGCAGGCCGTGCTGTTCGATCTTGATGGAGTGCTTGTCCCAACCACCATCTTGCACATGGAGGCATGGAAGGAACTCTTCGATTCATTCCTGCCAGATGACGTCACAGCATATACGGATGAGGATTATTATCGATACGTTGATGGCAAGCCAAGGAATGCCGGTGTGCGTGCGGTCTTGGAAAGCCGAGGCATCTCCCTTGACGGTGGCGGCGAAAGCGATGCCATGGATTCCTTGACCATCAACGGTCTGGGCACGCGAAAGAACGGCATCTTCGAACGATTGCTTTCCGTGCATGGCATTGAACCCTATGAAGACACCGTCGATGTGCTGCGGCATTACATTGCGCAAGGTGCCAGGCTTGCAGTGGTTTCAAGCTCCAAGAATGCCCGTTCCGTTCTCGCCCAGGCAGGAATCATCCGCTATTTCGACGAGATCGTCGATGGAAGCGTTCGTGAGGAGAAGGGTCTTCGCGGTAAGCCCGCACCGGACACATTCCTGTACGCCGCTCAGCTGCTGGGTGCCGACATCAATGAAACCGCAGTCTTTGAGGATGCCGTGTCAGGGGTCAAGGCTGCAAGGGCTGGGAACTTCGGTCTGGTGGTGGGAGTTGATCGTGGCGCGGGGAGGCGGGCCTTGATGAGCTCAGGAGCTGACGTCACCGTTTCCAACCTCATTGAAATATTTGACGGTGCGGCACGTGATGGGATGGATTCGTCGGAGACCGAGACGGACCCACTTTCGCAAGATCGCTATCCTCTCAATGATTGGAGCTTCACAGAGAAATCAAGACCGAACGACGACAGTGCAACGCTGTTTTCGGTTTCCAACGGCACGATTGGCGTGCGTGCGGTCGGTGCAGGCGCACGCTCCCTGGGTAACGGAACGTTCCTCAGTGGTTTTCACGATACATCCTGGATTCAATATCCCGAGAATGCCTATGGCCTGGCACGCGTGGATCAGTCGGTCCAGGGGGTTCCTGACGCGTCCGATTTCCATCTGTGCCTGAACGCGCGCCCCATCGAACAATACCTCGTCGACTCACGGCAGACCATTGATTTTCGCACTGGAATATCAACGTGCGTCCAACGGTATTCACCAGGGTATGGGCAGAAGCTGGAGGTTGAGATCAAGCGGGCCGCATGCCTGTTCGAGCCCAATCTTGCAGTGATATCAATGAAGGTCAGAGACGAGGGCCTTTCAGGATCGACCTTGGAGATCGATGGCCATCTCAATGTTCAGGCATTGCACGCAGACATGGACTCCGACGATCCCCGAAAGGCTCGTGGATCGGAGCAAGTGCTCGAGAGGATCTCGAGAAAGGAAGCCAAGGCGAGACGCACGAATGCCACGGGCATGAAATCTGCTCGATCTTCGCTTGCGGATTCCGACATCGTAGACGTGTATCGTACGCAGCACTCGCGTCTGATGGTCGCCGTCGGCCTGCGACAGTTCGTCAATGGGACTCGAACAAATTCGACACGCTGGAAGTTCTATCTCGATGGCACGGCCGAGATTGAGGTTCTCAGATATGCCGCCTACCATAATTGCAGGATTGAGCCGATCGGTGTGACCGACGGGCTTGAGGCGCATACAAGAACCAGTCAGGATGAGGACAGGCTCGTGACCGCATGTCGCAAGACCCTGGACCGATATGGATCGGCGGACGACTCCCGGGTGCTGCGTAAGCAGCGTGCATGGCTCACGCGATTCTGGAAGCGATCGGACATCCAGATCGTAACGAAACGCGGCGATCATTCACGCATGCGGCAGGCGTTGCGCTGGGAACTCTTCCAGCTTGCACAGGCAAGTGCCTCCATTCCCAATGGGATTTCCGCGAAGGGGCTCAGTGGCACCGGATACAGCGGCCATTACTTCTGGGACACGGAAATCTACATTCTCCCCTTCATTCTCTTCTCGGATCCCGCCAAGGCAAGGCGAATCCTGGACTATCGCTTCAGCATGCTTCCGGCGGCGCGCAGAAGGGCAGCCGCGCTCAATCTTGATGGTGCCCTGTTCCCTTGGAGAACCATCGATGGCGAGGAATCCTCGTCGTATTACCCGGCGGGAACGGCCCAATACCATATCAATGCGGATATCGCGTTCGCGGTCGAGCGCTATGTCTCCCTGACCGAAGACGAGGACTTCCTGGCAGAGGAGGGGGCTGACATCCTTGTCGAAACCTCACGAATGTGGGCAAGCATCGGGTTCATTGGAGAAGATGGGAAATATCATATTCATCGAGTCACGGGACCGGATGAATACTCTGCGCTTGTCGATGATAACTTCTATACGAATGCGATGGCTCGGTTCAACCTTCGCACAGCGTGCAGGCGGCTCCTGTCGCTTGCGGAGAAGAATCCCGATGCGTTTGCCGAGATACGGAATCGCCTGCATCTTGAATATTCCGAATTGCAGACCTGGCAGCTGTATGCGGATCGGATGTATCTTCCCTTCGACTCGAATCTGGGGATTCATCCGCAGGCGACCGACTTCTTGCGCAAGGAGCATTGGGACACCACGCATTTCAGGGCAAGGCCCCTCTTGATGCACTATCATCCTCTTGAAATCTACAAGAAGCAGATAATCAAGCAGCCAGATGTCGTGATGGCTTTGTATCTGCTGAAGGATTCGTTCCCGATGCAGCAGAAAATCGCCGATTTCCGCTACTATGACGCGATAACCGCAGGTGATTCCACGCTCTCTGCGACCGTGCAGAGTGCGGTGGCAGCCGATATTGGCGATATGGATGCCGCTGTGAGATATCTTAGGCAATCCTTGTTCGTCGATCTGGCCAATACGCATGCCAACACTGCTGACGGCATCCATCTGGCATGCGCTGGGGGGATCTGGAATTCACTGATCGAGGGATTCGCGGGGCTTTCCGTGCGGGGCAACCTACTCGAATTCAGGCCGCACCTCCCAGACGACTGGGAGAGCATGACATTCAGACTTACGGTCCATGCCTGCTTGCTTCAGATCACGATAGATCATGACTCCATCCATGTGAAGACCGTAAAAGGCGACCAAGATTTTCGCGTCGCCGATCTTCGAAGGAATCAGATGGAAGAGGCCCATGAGCAGGGAAGCGAATCAGTCCGGCAGGAGGTTTTCGCACACCGCTGA
- a CDS encoding serine hydrolase, which produces MVCHECGFNNKEGAAVCASCGSRLNSSERSRISSKHQHHDGDGDDPQPQGIAGLNEFEDTQPHNPFEDFDEFGQQTDAAHSSLKPAEDGVDAAQASHPVPWASVKPSAPYPSSVAAHNAFANAAYGVNSQNLADLVSPGHPKDADASRQVDDQNAASQMRGESPEGAVSDVGHPDSRKPPSSTAAQAHSSIEPAQGLSRFQHPTGIQSIETQTPQAGLGSANRNRLLAIVGIVVAAVIAVCLILIVIAQHGLLSGDTSRRSSTVGISQSKTNSSQASDTVFNAKKLNGIIAGFSDVDAAVAGKDINGSDAYASKLSKTKFVAAGLYLPIYLDAHSGKNPDSISASDIMMNTMSNDDANTAMADLGGADAVTQWLHQNGYPSSEIGRNFGDVAASSKGLENYSTAADSVAMLVATEKTGGMNLMTYDVTADGVKVPDGMQVAAHRGQGIKNAYNYFMIVKEKGHTIALAILTRNQSEDSVTSLTSKVLASIDSTIAK; this is translated from the coding sequence TTGGTCTGTCACGAGTGCGGATTCAACAACAAGGAAGGCGCTGCCGTCTGCGCATCCTGTGGAAGTCGGCTGAATTCATCCGAGCGATCTCGGATTTCTTCGAAGCATCAGCATCATGATGGCGATGGCGATGACCCACAGCCGCAGGGCATCGCCGGGCTGAACGAGTTCGAGGACACTCAGCCGCATAATCCTTTTGAGGATTTCGATGAGTTCGGTCAACAGACGGATGCGGCGCATTCCTCGTTGAAACCGGCAGAGGATGGGGTGGATGCGGCGCAAGCGTCGCATCCGGTACCTTGGGCTTCGGTCAAGCCATCTGCCCCCTACCCAAGCAGCGTCGCAGCGCACAATGCGTTTGCGAATGCAGCATACGGTGTGAACTCCCAGAATCTTGCGGATCTCGTAAGTCCTGGGCATCCCAAGGACGCCGACGCTTCAAGGCAGGTGGACGATCAAAATGCTGCGAGTCAGATGCGCGGGGAGTCTCCCGAAGGTGCGGTGAGCGATGTCGGACATCCGGATTCGCGAAAACCACCTTCCTCGACTGCCGCGCAAGCCCATAGCAGCATTGAGCCTGCGCAAGGTCTCTCTCGATTCCAGCATCCCACCGGAATCCAATCCATCGAGACGCAGACACCTCAGGCTGGCCTTGGATCTGCAAACCGCAACAGGCTTCTTGCCATCGTCGGGATTGTGGTGGCCGCCGTCATTGCCGTCTGCCTTATCCTGATCGTCATCGCCCAGCATGGGTTATTGAGTGGCGACACCTCACGCAGGTCGTCCACAGTCGGGATCTCTCAGTCGAAAACCAACTCCTCGCAAGCTTCAGACACAGTGTTCAACGCGAAGAAGCTCAATGGGATCATTGCAGGATTCTCCGACGTGGATGCGGCAGTTGCAGGTAAGGACATCAACGGGAGCGATGCCTATGCATCGAAGCTTTCCAAGACGAAGTTCGTTGCAGCGGGCCTCTACCTTCCCATCTATCTGGATGCGCACTCGGGCAAGAATCCTGATTCGATAAGCGCGTCCGACATCATGATGAACACGATGAGCAACGATGACGCCAACACTGCCATGGCGGACCTTGGGGGAGCCGACGCGGTGACGCAGTGGCTTCATCAGAATGGGTATCCATCATCGGAGATAGGGAGGAATTTCGGTGATGTCGCCGCATCGAGCAAGGGACTGGAAAATTATTCCACGGCCGCAGACTCCGTGGCGATGCTGGTCGCTACCGAAAAGACAGGCGGCATGAACCTTATGACATACGATGTGACGGCGGATGGCGTGAAAGTGCCAGATGGCATGCAGGTCGCGGCGCATCGGGGTCAGGGAATCAAGAATGCATACAACTATTTCATGATCGTCAAGGAGAAGGGGCATACGATCGCGCTCGCAATCCTCACAAGGAACCAGAGCGAAGACTCCGTGACCTCCCTCACTTCCAAGGTGCTTGCGTCAATAGACTCGACCATTGCCAAATAG
- a CDS encoding DMT family transporter, with the protein MFSLLVGLVIGFGLPLQTAINSRLRRIVRSPLVSSMISFSVGTLFLVAILILSRQGLLISEATIAHQPWWIWIGGILSVVYLTGNIVLFPHLGAAQTVIMPVVGQLSMSMLIDNFGWFDSQRHPLTVIRVIGGIVVLLGVLLVVFTNSARSELKIQKSHASVDERRPRNSTSALPWQIAGVVTGMLSAAQTAINGHLGTVLASPEKAAFISFLVGTVALWIIVAAYEHGIHVKPAFSRKNPWWVWIGGVIGSLFVLGNAYMVPKIGTGLTVVVVLFGMISGGLVVDSFGWLGARRISVRPVQLLGVLALICGVILIKLF; encoded by the coding sequence ATGTTTTCGCTGCTTGTTGGTTTGGTCATAGGATTCGGCCTGCCGCTGCAGACTGCCATCAATTCGCGTCTGCGCCGCATTGTTCGTTCCCCGCTGGTGTCCTCCATGATCTCATTCTCGGTCGGAACGCTGTTCCTTGTTGCCATCCTGATACTTTCCAGGCAGGGATTGCTGATTTCGGAAGCCACCATCGCGCATCAGCCATGGTGGATCTGGATAGGCGGAATTCTCAGTGTGGTGTATCTGACGGGGAACATCGTCCTTTTCCCTCATCTTGGCGCCGCTCAGACCGTGATCATGCCCGTCGTCGGACAGTTGTCGATGAGCATGCTCATCGACAACTTTGGTTGGTTCGACTCGCAGCGTCATCCTCTCACGGTCATTCGAGTCATCGGTGGCATCGTCGTCCTGCTTGGCGTCCTGTTGGTGGTGTTCACGAACTCGGCGAGAAGCGAGCTGAAAATCCAGAAGTCCCATGCGTCCGTGGACGAGCGCAGGCCACGGAATTCGACATCGGCTCTGCCCTGGCAGATCGCAGGCGTGGTCACGGGGATGCTGAGCGCTGCTCAGACGGCGATCAACGGTCATCTCGGCACCGTCCTTGCCTCGCCGGAAAAGGCCGCATTCATATCATTCCTGGTGGGAACCGTCGCATTATGGATAATCGTAGCGGCATATGAGCATGGAATTCATGTCAAGCCGGCATTCTCGCGGAAGAACCCTTGGTGGGTGTGGATTGGCGGTGTGATCGGTTCGCTTTTCGTCCTTGGAAATGCATACATGGTTCCAAAGATTGGGACAGGCCTTACCGTTGTGGTGGTCCTTTTCGGCATGATCTCCGGGGGACTGGTGGTCGATAGCTTTGGCTGGCTGGGTGCAAGGCGGATCTCGGTGCGACCGGTTCAACTGCTCGGTGTGCTTGCACTGATCTGTGGAGTCATCCTCATCAAGCTGTTCTGA
- a CDS encoding carboxylesterase/lipase family protein: MLDENDNLTVTTNYGPLQGIHGKNPSIRIFKGIPYAKPPTGSLRWKEPQRPEPWNDIRKAFEFGPVGPQLNTQEISAMNLPMDEDCLYLNIWAASGTRPKPVLVWIYGGGFQEGTSADPNFDGESMAERGIIVVNFNYRLGILGFLATQSLSSESPHGVSGNYGFLDCVAALRWVHENIAAFGGDPSNVTIAGQSAGAGTCDFLAMSPLAKGLFQRVIAQSHARYSRDTELRYLSTSYRNIIEAEDAGERFVRRLCTTDEAPTLERLREVPWQELTDSKLYGDIQINTGSDSKPPLFRPVVDGWSIPHGFEYTYASGEQNDVDYIVGNNLDESGAIPTECVTDAREKQKDERWRPGRPPTHVTLESFVRAAKYKYRDMADEFLSVYSASNDDEAAAADSRAVRDNARISSFLWAQEWRKHCNRPVRTYFWTHRTPDGSGQRRAFHGSEITYAFDNLNRFSRNWTAEDVRVSKIISAYWVNFIATGDPNGDGLPEWKEYDPNVPKVMDLGSDFVMRDIASPKAFSFWQRFFATQQAW; the protein is encoded by the coding sequence ATGTTAGACGAAAATGACAATTTGACAGTCACCACTAATTATGGTCCGCTGCAAGGAATCCATGGCAAGAATCCCAGCATCAGGATTTTCAAAGGCATCCCTTATGCGAAACCGCCCACAGGCAGTCTGCGCTGGAAAGAGCCCCAGAGACCGGAACCATGGAACGACATTCGCAAGGCGTTTGAATTTGGGCCTGTGGGCCCACAACTCAACACACAGGAAATCAGCGCCATGAATCTTCCCATGGATGAAGACTGCCTCTATCTGAACATTTGGGCCGCATCTGGCACACGGCCAAAACCCGTGCTGGTATGGATATATGGGGGCGGATTTCAAGAGGGAACCTCAGCTGATCCGAATTTTGATGGGGAGAGCATGGCCGAGCGGGGAATCATCGTTGTGAATTTCAACTACCGTCTTGGAATTCTTGGATTCCTAGCAACGCAATCTCTCAGTTCCGAATCACCTCATGGCGTCTCTGGCAATTATGGTTTTCTGGATTGTGTCGCAGCTTTGCGATGGGTTCATGAGAATATCGCGGCTTTTGGAGGAGACCCAAGCAATGTGACGATTGCCGGGCAGTCTGCAGGCGCTGGGACTTGCGATTTCCTGGCCATGTCTCCCTTGGCAAAAGGACTCTTTCAGCGAGTCATTGCACAGAGCCATGCCAGATACAGTCGAGACACGGAACTTCGTTACCTATCGACTTCCTATCGGAACATTATCGAGGCCGAAGACGCAGGGGAAAGATTTGTGCGTAGGCTGTGCACCACAGATGAGGCTCCAACTCTCGAAAGGCTGAGGGAAGTGCCGTGGCAAGAGCTGACCGACAGCAAGCTGTATGGAGATATCCAGATCAATACCGGCAGCGACTCGAAACCACCCTTATTCAGACCAGTTGTCGACGGATGGTCCATTCCTCACGGCTTTGAATATACCTATGCCAGCGGTGAACAGAATGACGTCGATTACATCGTCGGAAACAATCTTGACGAAAGCGGCGCAATTCCAACAGAATGCGTAACAGACGCACGCGAGAAGCAGAAAGATGAGAGATGGCGTCCTGGGCGCCCTCCCACCCACGTGACGCTGGAATCGTTTGTCAGAGCGGCAAAGTACAAGTACCGCGATATGGCCGATGAGTTCTTAAGTGTGTATTCCGCTTCAAATGACGACGAGGCGGCTGCAGCAGATAGTCGCGCGGTAAGGGATAACGCAAGAATTTCATCGTTTCTTTGGGCACAGGAATGGAGGAAACATTGCAATAGGCCTGTTCGAACATATTTCTGGACACACAGGACACCAGATGGATCCGGACAACGTCGTGCCTTCCATGGCTCGGAGATCACATACGCATTTGATAATCTGAACAGGTTCAGCCGCAATTGGACAGCTGAGGATGTCAGGGTTTCAAAAATCATATCAGCGTACTGGGTGAACTTCATCGCCACTGGCGACCCGAATGGAGATGGTCTTCCTGAATGGAAGGAATATGATCCAAATGTTCCGAAGGTGATGGATCTCGGATCCGATTTTGTCATGAGAGATATTGCCTCACCCAAGGCATTCTCATTCTGGCAGCGTTTTTTCGCCACACAGCAAGCATGGTAA
- a CDS encoding MFS transporter has product MTNADGSSPQPREKTPTIQTFERIWNRSFISVCLANTFVSIALQMCNVLIGKYTDSLGATAAIVGMVSGAFAWAAIVFKLFSGPTIDALDRRYVVMAAMAVMGVAMVFYGVVGSVPELFAARFLQGAGQAFSTTCFIAMAADTLPREKMGTGLGFYALAAGIAQMVGPVVSLKVQAAYGYRPVFFIAALVMFAGILAASQIKLPPRVVKKFKLTFNNIIAKEALIPAFLMILLSGCYALVNPFLAIYSEQQGVGSNISFFFSVYAALLFLTRPLSGKLADRFGYAIIVPMLGIFIVSFWLISVSTQLWMFLLAAVFFAFGYGGCQPVLQSMAMKLVPQERRGAGSSTNFIGSDLGNIIGPIIGGYIAQTLGYQAMWQIMSVALVVGIVTMLFLQKTINARTTTMTNNQ; this is encoded by the coding sequence ATGACAAACGCTGACGGCTCTTCTCCCCAGCCGCGAGAGAAGACTCCTACTATCCAAACTTTTGAACGCATATGGAATAGGTCGTTTATCAGTGTGTGCCTAGCCAACACCTTTGTCTCCATCGCACTGCAAATGTGCAATGTGCTGATAGGCAAATACACCGATTCCCTTGGTGCGACTGCAGCGATAGTCGGCATGGTGTCGGGTGCCTTCGCATGGGCGGCAATAGTGTTCAAGCTATTTTCGGGTCCGACGATCGATGCGCTGGATCGTCGCTATGTGGTGATGGCGGCCATGGCGGTCATGGGAGTGGCGATGGTGTTCTACGGCGTCGTCGGCAGCGTGCCCGAACTCTTCGCCGCACGCTTCCTCCAAGGCGCAGGACAGGCGTTCTCGACTACATGTTTCATCGCCATGGCGGCTGATACGTTGCCGCGTGAGAAGATGGGGACCGGTCTGGGGTTCTACGCGCTGGCTGCGGGCATCGCCCAGATGGTCGGTCCGGTGGTGTCGCTGAAGGTGCAGGCGGCCTACGGCTACCGTCCCGTGTTCTTCATCGCGGCGCTGGTCATGTTCGCCGGCATCCTCGCCGCCTCCCAGATCAAGCTTCCCCCGCGTGTGGTGAAGAAGTTCAAGCTCACGTTCAACAACATCATCGCCAAGGAGGCGCTGATCCCCGCATTCCTGATGATCCTCCTGTCGGGCTGCTACGCGCTGGTGAACCCCTTCCTCGCCATCTACTCCGAGCAGCAGGGCGTGGGCAGCAACATCAGCTTCTTCTTCTCCGTGTACGCGGCGCTCCTGTTCCTGACCCGTCCCCTGTCGGGAAAGCTCGCGGACAGGTTCGGATACGCGATCATCGTCCCCATGCTCGGCATATTCATCGTCTCCTTCTGGCTGATCAGCGTCTCCACGCAGCTGTGGATGTTCCTCCTGGCGGCGGTGTTCTTCGCATTCGGCTACGGGGGATGCCAGCCCGTGCTGCAGTCCATGGCCATGAAGCTCGTGCCCCAGGAGCGGCGCGGCGCCGGCAGCAGCACCAACTTCATAGGAAGCGACCTGGGCAACATCATCGGTCCGATCATCGGCGGCTACATCGCCCAGACCCTGGGATACCAGGCCATGTGGCAGATCATGAGCGTCGCCCTCGTGGTGGGCATCGTCACCATGCTCTTCCTGCAGAAGACCATCAACGCCAGAACCACCACCATGACCAACAACCAATAA
- a CDS encoding GntR family transcriptional regulator, whose amino-acid sequence MVSENKANRAYKELRNAILSGRFVPGYRIVISDLSRNSDISASPWREAIMRLQAEGWLEVTPNVGARVVEPGLNAHRQTIELLARLEGLATILAIPNLTDADMQALHSIDSKMLENLNVRLDAEFTRLNREFHEIFYARCNFDRLKEAIRGEIERLDFIKKNVQFDWDERMERKPRSVEEHEHLLTLIESQASSVEIEDYARLHKLNALAFRHHMQKD is encoded by the coding sequence GTGGTATCCGAGAATAAGGCAAATCGTGCTTACAAGGAACTTCGGAATGCCATATTAAGCGGCAGATTCGTCCCAGGCTACCGAATCGTCATTTCAGATCTTTCGAGGAATTCCGATATCAGCGCCAGTCCGTGGCGCGAGGCGATCATGAGACTTCAGGCTGAGGGCTGGCTGGAAGTCACACCAAACGTCGGTGCCCGCGTTGTGGAGCCGGGATTGAATGCACACCGTCAGACAATAGAATTGCTGGCCCGATTGGAAGGTCTTGCGACAATCCTTGCCATACCTAATCTCACTGACGCTGACATGCAGGCTCTTCACAGCATTGATTCGAAGATGCTGGAGAATCTGAATGTCAGGCTTGATGCAGAATTCACCAGGCTCAATCGTGAGTTCCATGAGATTTTTTACGCCCGTTGCAATTTCGATAGGTTGAAAGAGGCGATACGCGGCGAGATCGAGCGCTTGGACTTTATCAAGAAGAACGTTCAATTCGACTGGGATGAACGGATGGAACGCAAGCCACGCTCCGTTGAGGAGCATGAACATCTGCTGACTCTGATCGAGTCTCAGGCTTCAAGCGTGGAGATCGAAGACTATGCAAGGCTGCACAAGCTGAATGCCTTGGCGTTCCGTCATCATATGCAGAAGGATTAG
- a CDS encoding MFS transporter — protein MSIALQICNVIIGKFTFSLGATAAIVGMVSGAFAWSSIVLKGISGPTIDALDRRYVVMAAMAVMGVAMVFYGVVGSVPELFAARFLQGAGQAFSTTCFIAMAADTLPREKMGTGLGFYALAAGIAQMVGPVVSLKVQAAYGYRPVFFIAALVMFAGILAASQIKLPPRVVKKFKLTFNNIIAKEALIPAFLMILLSGCYALVNPFLAIYSEQQGVGSNISFFFSVYAALLFLTRPLSGKLADRFGYAIIVPMLGIFIVSFWLISVSTQLWMFLLAAVFFAFGYGGCQPVLQSMAMKLVPQERRGAGSSTNFIGSDLGNIIGPIIGGYIAQTLGYQAMWQIMSVALVVGIVTMLFLQKTINARTTTMTNNQ, from the coding sequence ATGTCGATTGCCTTGCAGATATGCAATGTAATCATTGGCAAATTCACCTTCAGCCTTGGTGCGACTGCAGCGATAGTCGGCATGGTATCGGGTGCCTTCGCATGGTCATCCATCGTATTGAAGGGTATTTCGGGTCCGACGATCGATGCGCTGGATCGTCGCTATGTGGTGATGGCGGCCATGGCGGTCATGGGAGTGGCGATGGTGTTCTACGGCGTCGTCGGCAGCGTGCCCGAACTCTTCGCCGCACGCTTCCTCCAAGGCGCAGGACAGGCGTTCTCGACTACATGTTTCATCGCCATGGCGGCTGATACGTTGCCGCGTGAGAAGATGGGGACCGGTCTGGGGTTCTACGCGCTGGCTGCGGGCATCGCCCAGATGGTCGGTCCGGTGGTGTCGCTGAAGGTGCAGGCGGCCTACGGCTACCGTCCCGTGTTCTTCATCGCGGCGCTGGTCATGTTCGCCGGCATCCTCGCCGCCTCCCAGATCAAGCTTCCCCCGCGTGTGGTGAAGAAGTTCAAGCTCACGTTCAACAACATCATCGCCAAGGAGGCGCTGATCCCCGCATTCCTGATGATCCTCCTGTCGGGCTGCTACGCGCTGGTGAACCCCTTCCTCGCCATCTACTCCGAGCAGCAGGGCGTGGGCAGCAACATCAGCTTCTTCTTCTCCGTGTACGCGGCGCTCCTGTTCCTGACCCGTCCCCTGTCGGGAAAGCTCGCGGACAGGTTCGGATACGCGATCATCGTCCCCATGCTCGGCATATTCATCGTCTCCTTCTGGCTGATCAGCGTCTCCACGCAGCTGTGGATGTTCCTCCTGGCGGCGGTGTTCTTCGCATTCGGCTACGGGGGATGCCAGCCCGTGCTGCAGTCCATGGCCATGAAGCTCGTGCCCCAGGAGCGGCGCGGCGCCGGCAGCAGCACCAACTTCATAGGAAGCGACCTGGGCAACATCATCGGTCCGATCATCGGCGGCTACATCGCCCAGACCCTGGGATACCAGGCCATGTGGCAGATCATGAGCGTCGCCCTCGTGGTGGGCATCGTCACCATGCTCTTCCTGCAGAAGACCATCAACGCCAGAACCACCACCATGACCAACAACCAATAA